A region of Rhinoraja longicauda isolate Sanriku21f chromosome 1, sRhiLon1.1, whole genome shotgun sequence DNA encodes the following proteins:
- the LOC144600586 gene encoding U6 snRNA-associated Sm-like protein LSm6: MSLRKQTPSDFLKQIIGRPVVVKLNSGVDYRGVLACLDGYMNIALEQTEEYVNGQLKNKYGDAFIRGNNVLYISTQKRRL; the protein is encoded by the exons ATGAGCCTGCGAAAGCAAACGCCCAGTGATTTTCTAAAACAAATCATAGGGAGGCCAGTGGTGGTTAAACTGAACTCGGGTGTGGATTACCGAG GTGTTTTAGCTTGTTTGGATGGATATATGAACATAGCACTGGAACAGACAGAAGAATATGTAAACGGTCAGCTTAAGAACAAATATGGAGATGCATTTATTCGAGGCAACAACG tgTTGTACATCAGCACACAGAAGAGAAGACTTTAG